In Leptolyngbyaceae cyanobacterium, the genomic stretch TCTAAACGGCAGTGCTAATATTTTGGTAAAAAGTAAGCACAGACTCAATTTTGAGCGAGTGTCTAGCGGGTTTTTGGCTAACCCTTTAAGGATTTTTATCTCTTAAGAATCCGCGTCCGTTCACGGCGCGGAGTGTCAAGGATGTAGCTAGAAACCCAGTTTCTTCAAAAAACCGGGTTTTTATCCCTTGCTTGATGTAACTGGAATCTGTTGTCAATTGCTTGAGCGTCATTAATCTTTACTCTGGACCCAATACCTATTTACTTTATCAAAATAATAATTTTGGCAATATAGCGATCATATTTGAGTAATCAACCCCACCCTAGTCTTCTCCTTACCAAGGGGAGTACTAGGGTGGCATTTAGTTGTTCGCAATTCATTTAGGATCGCTATAGTTGAATAGAATAGTAGTAATCTTACTTACTTTAAGGAAAGTTAAAATAGCCTAGAGATTAATACCTTTATCTATTATTCGTAGTTACCAAAAGAAAAATTTATACTGATTAGGGAATTTAGTAAACTGCAATACATTTAAAATCAATTTTGTATCTCATGATATAATTCATAAATTAAATATTATTAATTTTGTTGCAATCTTGACAGAAAAATATTGTGAAATCAAATCTAATAGGAAATAGAAAACTTTCTTCTCCACGAAATCTCCATATTTTTGGTTTACTCTGTAACCAAAGGCAACCTCAATGACTCATTGAGCCAGGATTTCATAAAGAAAAATTAACTATAAATACTGAGATATGAGTTTGGTAAATAGTTACAAAAGTATTATTTTACCTTTCTGATATCAAGACGGAAATTTACACTTTATATTTAGGGGAGAATAGCCGTGAGTAAATGTATTTGTTGCTCTAATGAATTAGTCCGTCATATTCGGCACAGCCGCGTTTACTGGTTCTGCTCCCACTGCTGGCAGGAAATGCCAGATCTCGCAGAAGTAATTGCGGCACGGCAAGCTTATTTACCTAGCTTGCAGCGCTTACTAGATCGGCCTGCTTTGACTTCAAGGTAAATAAAGTTAAAGCCGTTTTTTCAAAATAGAAAATTGTTAAACAATTTTGATATTTTGGCGATATCAATTCAATTTTTGAGGCGAAACGCTGTTAAACTCCTTAACTTGATTTCCTGAAGGGAAAACCGATATTTATATGGTTTGGCTATTTGCGGTTGATTTTTTGTAGGAATGAACGGTGAATAGCTGAAAAAATAAAGATCGATTTTAACCTTTGATTAGTATGGTTGAGGAGTTTAAAGCTTTTTGGATAAAAATTTTATTTCAATTTATTTAATAAATATTTTCTTTTGTGTTGGCCTGGATGTGAGAGATAAATAATTTGAGAATATAAAAGGAATCGATCGCAATTAAGCTACGACAGAGATATCGTTTACTACTTGCAACCAACCCCGGCGTATTCCGTACAGCAGACGATCGACCATAGAGTATTCTTCTTCGCTGAGGGTGTTGTCTAACAATGCAGCCATGATTCCATAGCGATCGGCAACTGTAATGCGTCCAGTGCTAACAACTTCAGCGAACAAATCGGCGAGGGCGTAGGGAAGGAGGTTTACTTGGTTAGACATGATGTTTGCTTGAACTCTATGACTTTATTATCGATAACCTTCCCTCTGGATTGGGTGACTAAAACATGAAGCTATTGTGATGATTATCTAAAGTTTTGAGTGACTTAGTTAACTGCTTGAGAGTGACTGAGATCACGACTGCGGAAACGCCAAGATATACTTGTAGAAAATTGTTTAGCGAAAACAGACAGAAGCAATCTCAGCTTAATGACGATCGGCTAAAGCAGCTACAGCCCTTGCAGTATAATAAATTGGCGAGAAACTATCGAAATATATAGATATACAAAAAAATTATGGCTAGTATTTTGCGGCGTCCCATTTTGGTAGGGGGACTTGGACTAACGTTATTGCTGTGGTTGTGGCAAAGTTTCGATGACTTTGCGGGACAGATGGATGAAGTGGGGGTATTGGGAATCGTAGCGGTAGGGGGTTTGTTGTTATTCCAAAAGCGGAAAAGCAAGGATAAACCGATTCAAATGGATCTGTGGGCGATCGATCGCGCTACGGTAGAAAACGCGATCGCCCAAGTAGAACCGATGATTACTCAACTAGAAGTAGAATCGCCTAACCATCAAGCGATTGTTCGATTTCGAGAGAATTTAGCCGCTTTAACGGCAGAATTAACCAGAAAAGAGATTACTGTAGCGGTTACTGGCGGTAAAGCAGTTGGTAAAACCACTTTAATTCAGCTTTTGCAATCTAACTGGGCTTCCCAAGCTAACCAAACTATTCTCCTGAAAGAAACACTTGCTTTATTTACAGCCACAGAAACGACTTCGATAGTCGAGAACGATACGGATGCTTTCGCGGTTAAATCCGACTTAGTGTTATTTGTCACTACAGGCGATTTAACGGAATCGGAGTTCGAGACTTTGAAGCAAATGCGAGAAAGCAATCAAGCTGTGGTTTTGGTCTTCAATAAGGAAGACCGCTACTTACCGGAAGAAAGAGAATTAGTGTTGCAACAGCTACAGCAACGGATGCAGGGAATGGTGGGAAGAGAAGATGTATTGGCGATCGCGACTTCTCCTCAAGCAATTAAAGTTCGCCAGCATCAAGTTGATGGAACTGTCAAAGAATGGTTAGAAGAATCAGTCCCCGCTATTTCTCCCCTGACGGAAAGATTAAGCCAA encodes the following:
- a CDS encoding DUF697 domain-containing protein; the encoded protein is MASILRRPILVGGLGLTLLLWLWQSFDDFAGQMDEVGVLGIVAVGGLLLFQKRKSKDKPIQMDLWAIDRATVENAIAQVEPMITQLEVESPNHQAIVRFRENLAALTAELTRKEITVAVTGGKAVGKTTLIQLLQSNWASQANQTILLKETLALFTATETTSIVENDTDAFAVKSDLVLFVTTGDLTESEFETLKQMRESNQAVVLVFNKEDRYLPEERELVLQQLQQRMQGMVGREDVLAIATSPQAIKVRQHQVDGTVKEWLEESVPAISPLTERLSQIVAQQSQQLVLATTWRAALALKAEAKSVLNEVRRDRALPVIEQYQWITAATTFANPVPALDLVATGAINAQLIVDLSSIYQQKFSLEQAKTLATTMGSLMLKLGLVELSTQTITSVLKSNAITFVAGGLVQGVSGAYFTRIAGLSLIEYFQEQDAVSSEGENNLNINRLRETLSKVFQQNQRISFLQSFVKQAAEKLALQPSQPQLASAETVVNG